In the genome of Myxococcus stipitatus, one region contains:
- a CDS encoding pyridoxal phosphate-dependent aminotransferase: protein MSRFAPRTDFSRTPNPLAEALARHRALGLPLLDLTVSNPTLVGLPTPGAGLLHPPGAYLYAPEALGLASAREAVAAQVSSSQGTSVSPAHLVLSASTSESYGWLFKLLCEPGDDVLVPAPCYPLFEHLAALEGVHTRSYRLPLAHGFGLDAGEVEAALGPRTRAVLVVNPGNPTGHFLHEGELAALAEVCARHGLALLCDEVFSPYGWDTEPGRVTSVAGRALPMLTFSLSGLSKVAGLPGLKLGWIHVGGPAAARDEALARLEWVADTYLSVGTPVQLALPELLAHAPRFQAALLERVRGNRQRLVSARPANAAWDVVPAHGGWSAVLRIPREPGEEATCLALLDAGVLTQPGYFYDFGRGAFLVLSLLPSPEDFAAAMPTLTRVLAAE, encoded by the coding sequence GTGAGCCGCTTCGCACCTCGCACCGACTTCTCCCGCACCCCCAACCCGCTCGCGGAGGCGCTCGCCCGACACCGGGCCCTGGGCCTCCCTCTGCTGGACCTCACCGTCTCCAACCCCACCCTGGTGGGGCTCCCCACCCCCGGAGCCGGCCTGCTGCATCCTCCTGGCGCCTATCTCTACGCGCCAGAAGCCCTCGGCCTCGCCTCCGCGCGCGAGGCGGTGGCCGCCCAGGTGTCCTCCTCCCAGGGCACCTCGGTCTCTCCAGCCCACCTGGTGCTCTCGGCCAGCACCAGCGAGTCCTACGGCTGGCTCTTCAAGCTCCTGTGCGAGCCCGGTGACGACGTTCTCGTCCCCGCCCCCTGCTACCCCCTCTTCGAGCACCTGGCGGCCCTGGAAGGCGTCCACACGCGCTCCTACCGCCTGCCCCTGGCCCACGGCTTCGGCCTGGACGCGGGCGAGGTGGAGGCCGCGCTGGGCCCTCGCACGCGCGCCGTGCTGGTGGTCAATCCCGGCAACCCCACCGGCCACTTCCTGCACGAGGGGGAGCTCGCCGCGCTGGCGGAGGTCTGCGCGCGCCACGGGCTGGCCCTGCTCTGCGACGAGGTGTTCTCCCCCTACGGCTGGGACACCGAGCCGGGCCGCGTGACGTCCGTGGCCGGCCGCGCGCTGCCCATGCTCACGTTCAGCCTCTCCGGCCTCTCCAAGGTCGCGGGCCTGCCCGGCCTGAAGCTGGGATGGATTCACGTGGGCGGCCCCGCCGCCGCGCGTGACGAGGCCCTGGCGAGGCTGGAGTGGGTGGCGGACACGTACCTCTCCGTGGGCACCCCCGTGCAGCTCGCGCTCCCGGAGCTGCTGGCCCATGCGCCCCGCTTCCAGGCCGCGCTGCTGGAGCGCGTGCGAGGCAACCGCCAGCGCCTCGTGTCCGCGCGGCCCGCGAACGCGGCGTGGGACGTGGTGCCGGCCCACGGGGGGTGGAGCGCGGTGCTGCGGATTCCGAGGGAGCCGGGGGAGGAGGCGACGTGCCTCGCGCTGCTGGACGCGGGCGTGCTCACTCAGCCGGGCTACTTCTACGACTTCGGGCGAGGCGCCTTCCTGGTGCTCTCGCTGCTGCCCTCGCCCGAGGACTTCGCCGCCGCCATGCCCACGCTCACGCGCGTGCTGGCGGCGGAGTAG
- a CDS encoding ABC transporter substrate-binding protein: MKTLGFMTCCAVLLAGCSFTTASGLTECESSSDCDTNQVCSSSGFCLPQPEGCGERVGDPAGNPIVLGAALALTNSDGRDESEVQALNAIKLALGEINDREGVAGRRFNLLICDTRSDPNRAKLQAEWLVKERGVPAIFSSGSGQTISISSITIPNNVLLISHTATSPDIANLSDKTTASGDVGLVWRTAPSDRLQGRIIGDLVRNARPLQNGDRPFATTSTVSLVYVDDAYGQGLFNTILTRLGTDRVTSSASYLRNGDVAAAVNRIVDGAPNVAVMAGFSEDNAKIISQVGTRGRTAQTYFFTDASKEAGLFTALGAQKNLIEGAYGTAPAQSRPGDTVYLTFRERFRTSNNNTDPGQFSFTAHAYDSMYLVALGAAYAAGADVNAPQPITGDRIAQGLSKVTPPAGTPASTFSLGFAQFTDARNEIRTGKFINVQGASGPLDFDATGEASSEYELFRVEGGAFKFIEFISPPST; this comes from the coding sequence ATGAAGACCCTGGGATTCATGACGTGCTGCGCGGTGCTCCTGGCCGGCTGCAGCTTCACCACCGCGAGCGGCCTCACCGAGTGCGAGTCGAGCTCGGACTGCGACACCAACCAGGTGTGCTCCAGCTCGGGCTTCTGCCTGCCTCAGCCGGAGGGCTGTGGTGAGCGCGTGGGAGACCCCGCGGGCAACCCCATCGTCCTGGGCGCGGCGCTCGCGCTGACGAACTCGGATGGCCGCGACGAGTCGGAGGTCCAGGCGCTCAACGCCATCAAGCTGGCGCTGGGAGAAATCAACGACCGCGAAGGCGTCGCGGGCCGGCGCTTCAACCTGCTCATCTGCGACACCCGCTCCGACCCGAACCGCGCGAAGCTTCAAGCCGAGTGGCTGGTGAAGGAGCGCGGCGTGCCGGCCATCTTCTCGTCCGGCAGCGGGCAGACCATCTCCATCAGCAGCATCACCATCCCCAACAACGTGCTGCTCATCTCCCACACGGCCACCAGCCCCGACATCGCCAACCTGAGCGACAAGACGACGGCCTCCGGCGACGTGGGCCTGGTGTGGCGCACGGCTCCGTCGGACCGGCTCCAGGGACGCATCATCGGAGACCTGGTGCGCAACGCCCGGCCGCTGCAGAACGGGGACCGGCCCTTCGCCACCACGTCCACCGTGAGCCTCGTCTACGTGGACGACGCCTACGGCCAGGGCCTCTTCAACACGATTCTCACCCGGCTGGGGACGGACCGGGTCACCTCCTCCGCGTCGTACCTGCGCAACGGGGATGTCGCCGCGGCGGTGAACCGCATCGTCGACGGCGCGCCCAACGTGGCGGTGATGGCGGGCTTCTCCGAGGACAACGCGAAGATCATCTCCCAGGTGGGCACGCGGGGCCGCACGGCCCAGACGTACTTCTTCACGGACGCGAGCAAGGAGGCGGGGCTCTTCACCGCGCTGGGCGCGCAGAAGAACCTGATTGAAGGCGCCTACGGCACCGCGCCCGCGCAGTCGCGCCCGGGCGACACCGTGTACCTCACCTTCCGCGAGCGCTTCCGGACCAGCAACAACAACACGGACCCGGGCCAGTTCTCCTTCACGGCGCACGCCTACGACTCCATGTACCTGGTGGCGCTGGGCGCGGCCTACGCGGCGGGCGCGGACGTCAACGCCCCGCAGCCCATCACCGGCGACCGCATCGCCCAGGGGCTCTCGAAGGTGACGCCGCCGGCGGGCACCCCGGCCTCCACCTTCTCGCTGGGCTTCGCGCAGTTCACCGACGCGCGGAATGAGATCCGCACGGGCAAGTTCATCAACGTCCAGGGCGCCAGCGGCCCGCTGGACTTCGATGCCACGGGTGAGGCCTCCTCCGAGTACGAGCTGTTCCGCGTCGAGGGCGGGGCCTTCAAGTTCATCGAGTTCATCAGCCCGCCCTCCACCTGA
- a CDS encoding tRNA-(ms[2]io[6]A)-hydroxylase: MSSRPTPSRRPLSGEGPVILHSATDPRWLPLALEHFDAVLVDHAHCEKKAAANALSLLQAYPDLPGLPAQMARLAREESAHLARVLELMDARGLTLTKDSGDPYAQGLQKLVRTPAQERRLDRLLVAAVIEARSCERLSLLAEGLTDPALARFYGELAQSEDGHQSLFFRLAVTASGGDDAGVRERLEWMLEHEARVLEEVGLRAAIH, encoded by the coding sequence ATGAGCAGCCGTCCCACGCCGTCCCGCCGTCCCCTCTCCGGAGAGGGCCCCGTCATCCTCCACTCCGCCACGGACCCGCGCTGGCTCCCGTTGGCGCTCGAGCACTTCGACGCGGTGCTGGTGGACCACGCTCACTGCGAGAAGAAGGCCGCCGCCAACGCGCTGTCGCTGCTCCAGGCCTACCCGGACCTGCCGGGGCTGCCCGCGCAGATGGCCCGCCTGGCCCGCGAGGAGAGCGCACACCTGGCCCGCGTGCTGGAGCTGATGGACGCGCGCGGCCTGACGCTGACGAAGGACTCCGGCGACCCGTACGCCCAGGGCCTCCAGAAGCTGGTGCGCACGCCCGCCCAGGAGCGGCGCCTGGACCGGCTGCTCGTCGCCGCCGTCATCGAGGCGCGCTCCTGTGAGCGGCTGTCACTGCTCGCCGAGGGGCTCACGGACCCGGCCCTCGCCCGCTTCTACGGCGAGCTGGCCCAGTCCGAGGACGGCCACCAGTCCCTCTTCTTCCGCCTCGCCGTCACGGCCTCGGGCGGCGACGACGCCGGCGTGCGCGAGCGGCTGGAGTGGATGCTGGAGCACGAGGCGCGGGTGCTCGAAGAGGTCGGCCTTCGCGCCGCCATCCACTGA
- the bioF gene encoding 8-amino-7-oxononanoate synthase codes for MSDVKQAEVAASSEDVASSWAREDLASLQARGLRRYLEPLESPQGPVVRVGGETLVNFSSNDYLGLAASAAVRAAAIAAVERHGVGTGASRLVMGDTSAHHRLEARLMAFERAEAVLLFNSGYAANTGILPALVGAGDAVFSDALNHASLVDGCRLSRARVVVYPHADVDALAKALAETPGRRKLVVTDTVFSMDGDVAPLRDIVDVCRAHGAALMVDEAHATGVLGARGAGLCEELGLEGQVDLRMGTLSKALGGQGAYVATSRVVADLLISRARPFIFSTSLPAALCAAAEAAVDAVESDSDLRPRLWRNIRRFSDGLRAMGLRAEPRSAVFPVVLGEPERALDAALRLREAGVLVKAIRPPTVPEGTSRLRFCLSAAHTVGHVDLALESLRRVGVHARGA; via the coding sequence GTGAGTGACGTGAAGCAGGCGGAGGTGGCCGCGTCGTCGGAGGATGTGGCCTCCTCCTGGGCTCGGGAGGACCTGGCGTCGCTCCAGGCGCGGGGACTTCGCCGCTACCTGGAGCCGCTGGAGTCGCCGCAGGGGCCCGTGGTGCGGGTGGGGGGCGAGACGCTCGTCAACTTCTCGTCCAACGACTACCTGGGGCTGGCGGCGTCTGCCGCCGTGCGCGCCGCGGCCATCGCGGCGGTGGAGCGCCACGGCGTGGGCACGGGCGCCAGCCGCCTGGTGATGGGCGACACGTCCGCGCACCACCGGCTGGAGGCACGGCTGATGGCCTTCGAGCGCGCCGAGGCCGTGCTGCTGTTCAACAGCGGCTATGCGGCCAACACGGGCATTCTCCCCGCGCTGGTGGGCGCGGGGGACGCGGTGTTCTCCGATGCGCTCAACCATGCGTCGCTGGTGGATGGGTGTCGGCTGTCGCGGGCGCGCGTGGTCGTCTATCCGCACGCGGACGTGGACGCGCTGGCGAAGGCGCTCGCGGAGACGCCGGGGCGGCGGAAGCTGGTCGTCACGGACACGGTGTTCTCCATGGATGGAGACGTGGCGCCGCTGCGGGACATCGTGGACGTGTGCCGCGCGCACGGGGCCGCGCTGATGGTGGATGAGGCGCACGCCACCGGGGTGCTGGGGGCGCGGGGCGCGGGGCTCTGTGAGGAGCTGGGGTTGGAGGGGCAGGTGGACCTGCGCATGGGCACGCTCAGCAAGGCGCTGGGAGGGCAGGGGGCCTACGTGGCCACGTCGCGCGTGGTGGCGGACCTGCTCATCAGTCGCGCGCGGCCGTTCATCTTCTCCACGTCGCTGCCGGCGGCGCTGTGCGCGGCGGCCGAGGCGGCGGTGGACGCGGTGGAGTCGGACTCGGACCTGCGCCCTCGGCTGTGGCGCAACATCCGCCGCTTCTCGGATGGGCTGCGGGCGATGGGGTTGCGCGCGGAGCCTCGCAGCGCGGTGTTCCCGGTGGTGCTGGGCGAGCCCGAGCGCGCGCTGGACGCGGCCCTGCGGCTGCGCGAGGCGGGGGTGCTGGTGAAGGCCATCCGGCCTCCCACGGTGCCCGAGGGCACCAGCCGCCTGCGCTTCTGTCTCTCCGCCGCGCATACCGTGGGGCACGTGGACCTCGCGCTGGAGTCGCTGCGCCGGGTGGGCGTCCACGCGCGGGGAGCGTAG
- a CDS encoding patatin-like phospholipase family protein translates to MNPSRTYLLCLAAMAALSSGCFLRTGYVLEALNAPSEPKTPPLPISVRERVARLTRSHLMDAYADPAEVARWMSAMGSAPQPIVEQLDCLRANAGGSNATCYDSFLKKTLGGGTWGLPAAPSTVDASAPTAAEVDAQRFLANALGIASSLVALGDSLSDPLNPHHVTQGLREGAESTAQYISARRWSRKLGRPSNAVVLSGGGANGAFSAGAMWRLLGILESCRGKAAPEGCGDARIDLAAGTSTGALISTLVDLFHTPGQEQKARDVLIGNYTCSVESDLYCVNSTWVWKIASDLKGLVRFDGIQDKLRAAVVPAQLTNGTELVAVSVDFNTGDVHGISDQDPATFPPTATDAQKVDGLINAVLASIVEPVLAEPVPWVPSREGKLEGTFLDGGVRSGLPLLQAVQRGAERVLILSTRGLQTEPSPPPENAVSTLMRTIDLFVAQPFVGEVQQAELAAVGRRFAEYNVCTLRLAQVADPGAVPAYCQRTGQGFVPVEPKSLRAATSMWMGPAHFAQVASSWRAAWMFRPESALATASGYSFSPKVMRPLFKDGVKTLQQRCSEVLRLFEIHGTLAQEECARSVDEVVQEAESRFAPEGQCTSGKPSQRSCD, encoded by the coding sequence GTGAATCCAAGCCGTACCTACCTGCTGTGCCTCGCGGCGATGGCCGCGCTGTCGAGCGGCTGCTTCCTGCGCACCGGCTATGTGCTGGAGGCCCTCAACGCGCCCTCGGAGCCGAAGACTCCGCCGCTGCCCATCTCCGTGCGAGAGCGCGTGGCGCGCCTCACCCGCTCGCACCTCATGGACGCCTACGCCGACCCCGCCGAGGTGGCGCGGTGGATGTCCGCCATGGGCAGCGCGCCCCAGCCCATCGTCGAGCAGCTGGACTGTCTTCGCGCGAATGCCGGAGGCAGCAACGCGACCTGTTACGACAGCTTCCTGAAGAAGACCCTGGGCGGTGGGACCTGGGGCCTGCCCGCCGCGCCGAGCACCGTCGACGCGAGCGCCCCCACCGCCGCGGAGGTCGACGCGCAGCGCTTCCTGGCCAACGCGCTGGGCATCGCCTCGTCGCTCGTGGCGCTGGGAGACTCGCTGTCGGACCCGCTCAATCCCCACCATGTCACGCAGGGCCTGCGCGAGGGCGCCGAGTCCACCGCGCAGTACATCAGCGCCCGCCGCTGGAGCCGGAAGCTGGGGCGCCCGTCCAACGCCGTGGTGCTCAGCGGCGGCGGCGCCAACGGGGCCTTCAGCGCCGGCGCCATGTGGCGGCTGTTGGGCATCCTGGAGTCGTGCCGGGGCAAGGCCGCGCCGGAGGGCTGCGGCGACGCGCGCATCGACCTGGCGGCGGGCACCAGCACCGGCGCGCTCATCAGCACGCTCGTGGACCTGTTCCACACGCCGGGCCAGGAGCAGAAGGCGCGCGACGTGCTCATCGGCAACTACACCTGCTCGGTGGAGTCGGACCTCTACTGCGTCAACTCGACGTGGGTGTGGAAGATTGCCTCGGACCTGAAGGGCCTGGTCCGCTTCGACGGCATCCAGGACAAGCTGCGCGCCGCCGTCGTCCCCGCGCAGCTCACCAACGGCACGGAGCTGGTGGCCGTCTCCGTGGACTTCAACACCGGCGACGTCCACGGCATCAGCGACCAGGACCCCGCCACCTTCCCGCCCACCGCGACGGATGCGCAGAAGGTGGACGGCCTCATCAACGCGGTGCTGGCCTCCATCGTCGAGCCCGTGCTCGCCGAGCCCGTGCCCTGGGTGCCGTCGCGCGAGGGGAAGCTGGAGGGCACCTTCCTGGATGGCGGCGTGCGCTCCGGCCTGCCGCTGCTGCAAGCCGTCCAGCGCGGCGCCGAGCGCGTGCTCATCCTCTCCACGCGGGGGCTGCAGACGGAGCCGTCGCCGCCCCCGGAGAACGCCGTCAGCACGCTGATGCGCACCATCGACCTGTTCGTCGCCCAGCCCTTCGTCGGCGAGGTGCAGCAGGCGGAGCTCGCCGCCGTCGGCCGCCGCTTCGCCGAGTACAACGTGTGCACGCTGCGCCTGGCCCAGGTGGCGGACCCGGGCGCCGTGCCCGCCTACTGCCAGCGCACCGGCCAGGGCTTCGTGCCCGTGGAGCCCAAGTCGCTGCGCGCCGCCACCAGCATGTGGATGGGCCCCGCGCACTTCGCGCAGGTGGCGTCGAGCTGGCGCGCCGCGTGGATGTTCCGCCCCGAGTCCGCGCTGGCGACGGCCAGCGGCTACTCCTTCTCCCCCAAGGTGATGCGCCCGCTCTTCAAGGACGGCGTGAAGACGCTCCAGCAGCGGTGCTCGGAGGTGCTGCGGCTGTTCGAGATTCACGGCACGCTCGCGCAGGAGGAGTGCGCCCGGTCCGTGGACGAGGTCGTCCAGGAGGCCGAGTCCCGCTTCGCCCCCGAGGGCCAGTGCACCAGCGGCAAGCCCTCCCAGCGCTCCTGCGACTGA
- a CDS encoding phosphoenolpyruvate carboxykinase (GTP), producing the protein MASTQAAAAGTQAPTKNPTLLAWVARMAEMTQPDSIVWCDGSEDEKKRLTDQAVKEGILIPLNQEKRPGCYLHRSNPNDVARVEHLTFICTPNKTDAGPTNNWMEPEEAYTKLGQLFAGSMKGRTMYVVPYAMGPIGSPFTKIGVELTDSVYVVLNMRIMARMGKQALDMLGDSDDFNRGLHSTGDVNPDRRYICHFPQDNTIWSFGSGYGGNVLLGKKCLALRIGSYLGREEGWLAEHMLILGVTSPKGETTYVAAAFPSACGKTNFAMMIPPAEYKGWKIETVGDDIAWMRPGPDGRLYAINPEAGYFGVVPGTNYKTNPNAMETIAKDTLFTNVALTADGDVWWEGKDGEVPEELTDWQGRPWKKGSAEKAAHPNSRFTAPMSNNPVLSSKANDPMGVPISAIIFGGRRSNTVPLVIQAFNWTHGVFLGATMGSETTAAATGKVGVVRRDPMAMLPFCGYHMGDYLQHWLDMQKSIGQLPKIFQVNWFRQDKNGKFLWPGYGENMRVLEWVVNRVHGRVPTKETLLGWVPRQDEGLNLKGLDIPADTVAEATSIKEDEWKSELKSQEVFFEQLGTKAPEALMLQRKLLISRLGG; encoded by the coding sequence ATGGCTTCGACACAAGCTGCGGCGGCGGGCACGCAGGCCCCCACGAAGAACCCCACGCTGCTGGCCTGGGTGGCCAGGATGGCCGAGATGACCCAGCCAGACAGCATCGTCTGGTGTGATGGCTCCGAGGACGAGAAGAAGCGTCTGACGGACCAGGCGGTGAAGGAGGGCATCCTCATCCCGCTGAATCAGGAGAAGCGTCCCGGCTGCTACCTGCACCGCTCCAACCCGAACGACGTGGCGCGCGTGGAGCACCTCACGTTCATCTGTACGCCCAACAAGACGGACGCGGGCCCCACCAACAACTGGATGGAGCCGGAGGAGGCGTACACGAAGCTGGGCCAGCTCTTCGCCGGCAGCATGAAGGGCCGCACGATGTACGTGGTGCCCTACGCGATGGGCCCCATCGGCAGCCCCTTCACCAAGATCGGCGTGGAGCTGACCGACAGCGTCTACGTGGTGCTGAACATGCGCATCATGGCGCGCATGGGCAAGCAGGCCCTGGACATGCTGGGCGACAGCGACGACTTCAACCGCGGCCTGCACAGCACGGGTGACGTGAACCCGGACCGCCGCTACATCTGTCACTTCCCCCAGGACAACACCATCTGGAGCTTCGGCTCGGGATATGGCGGCAACGTCCTGCTCGGGAAGAAATGCCTCGCGCTGCGCATCGGCAGCTACCTGGGCCGCGAGGAGGGGTGGCTGGCCGAGCACATGCTCATCCTCGGCGTGACGAGCCCCAAGGGCGAGACGACCTACGTCGCCGCGGCCTTCCCGTCCGCGTGTGGCAAGACGAACTTCGCCATGATGATTCCTCCGGCCGAGTACAAGGGCTGGAAGATTGAAACCGTCGGCGACGACATCGCGTGGATGCGCCCGGGTCCGGATGGCCGCCTGTACGCCATCAACCCGGAGGCCGGCTACTTCGGCGTCGTCCCGGGCACCAACTACAAGACCAACCCCAACGCGATGGAGACCATCGCCAAGGACACGCTGTTCACCAACGTGGCCCTGACGGCCGACGGTGACGTGTGGTGGGAAGGCAAGGACGGCGAGGTCCCCGAGGAGCTCACCGACTGGCAGGGCCGCCCCTGGAAGAAGGGCAGCGCGGAGAAGGCGGCGCACCCGAACAGCCGCTTCACCGCGCCCATGAGCAACAACCCGGTGCTCAGCTCCAAGGCGAACGACCCGATGGGCGTGCCCATCTCCGCCATCATCTTCGGCGGCCGCCGCTCCAACACCGTCCCGCTGGTCATCCAGGCCTTCAACTGGACCCACGGCGTGTTCCTGGGCGCCACCATGGGCAGCGAGACGACGGCCGCCGCCACCGGCAAGGTCGGCGTCGTGCGCCGCGACCCCATGGCCATGCTGCCCTTCTGCGGCTACCACATGGGCGACTACCTCCAGCACTGGCTGGACATGCAGAAGTCCATCGGCCAGCTGCCGAAGATCTTCCAGGTCAACTGGTTCCGCCAGGACAAGAACGGCAAGTTCCTGTGGCCGGGCTACGGCGAGAACATGCGCGTCCTCGAGTGGGTGGTGAACCGCGTGCACGGCCGCGTCCCGACGAAGGAGACGCTCTTGGGCTGGGTGCCGCGCCAGGACGAGGGCCTCAACCTCAAGGGCCTGGACATCCCCGCCGACACGGTGGCCGAGGCGACCTCCATCAAGGAGGACGAGTGGAAGAGCGAGCTGAAGAGCCAGGAGGTCTTCTTCGAGCAGCTGGGCACCAAGGCGCCCGAGGCGCTCATGCTCCAGCGCAAGCTGCTGATTTCCCGGCTGGGCGGGTAA
- the bioD gene encoding dethiobiotin synthase yields MAQKPFQIFVTGTDTGVGKTQASRALLSLLADAGLAPQGFKPYESGCASLKAPADALSLREAAGSTLPLDAVCPHRFRAPVAPGVAAARLGREPDWNVTLTAWERLKHGPAVVEGAGGLFVPLDARHDVIDLIQTLRLPVLLVARAGLGTLNHTALSLQALAARRIPVRAVLLSRGTSGRDISERDNRALLEARHPLPVLGPVPFEPDARRRHAAFRRALRPLVP; encoded by the coding sequence ATGGCCCAGAAGCCCTTCCAGATTTTTGTCACCGGCACCGACACGGGCGTCGGCAAGACGCAGGCGTCTCGCGCCCTGCTGTCCTTGCTCGCCGACGCGGGCCTCGCGCCCCAGGGCTTCAAGCCCTACGAGAGCGGGTGTGCCTCGCTGAAGGCCCCCGCGGACGCGCTCTCCCTGCGCGAGGCCGCCGGGAGCACGCTGCCCCTGGACGCCGTCTGTCCGCACCGCTTCCGGGCCCCTGTCGCGCCCGGCGTCGCCGCCGCGCGCCTGGGCCGCGAGCCGGACTGGAACGTCACCCTGACCGCGTGGGAGCGCCTCAAGCACGGCCCCGCCGTGGTGGAGGGGGCGGGCGGGCTCTTCGTCCCCCTGGACGCGCGCCACGACGTCATCGACCTCATCCAGACGCTGCGGCTGCCCGTGCTGCTGGTGGCGCGTGCGGGCCTGGGCACGCTCAACCACACGGCCCTGTCGCTCCAGGCGCTCGCGGCCCGCCGCATCCCCGTGCGCGCCGTGCTGCTGTCGCGCGGCACCTCCGGGCGGGACATCTCCGAGCGCGACAACCGCGCGCTCCTGGAGGCGCGCCACCCGCTTCCGGTGCTCGGCCCCGTGCCCTTCGAGCCCGACGCCCGACGCCGTCACGCCGCGTTCCGGCGGGCCCTGCGCCCTCTGGTGCCGTGA
- a CDS encoding AgmX/PglI C-terminal domain-containing protein, whose protein sequence is MPQRPLIRWVALPLLCLGLLLLIAAVSWLLTRTSEPLAEAEPPREAPSPPDIPSAPVVPPPAFPSPQSAVPVPPDPGKPDARRIVASVEPVIESYEGDFRPEDVRAAIQAVTPLVQQCFEDAAQRNRGLQSVKLRFNVESRGGGRGQMNRGEVLVSTIPDPMVQACVVDSLLDIDFPTPSRGGRAQVVYPFVFTESGETGR, encoded by the coding sequence ATGCCTCAACGTCCCCTCATCCGCTGGGTCGCCCTCCCCCTGCTCTGCCTGGGCCTGCTGCTGCTCATCGCGGCCGTGTCCTGGTTGCTCACCCGGACGAGCGAGCCCCTCGCCGAGGCCGAGCCCCCGCGCGAGGCCCCCTCGCCGCCGGACATTCCCAGCGCCCCCGTGGTGCCGCCCCCCGCCTTCCCCTCGCCCCAGTCCGCCGTCCCCGTCCCGCCGGACCCCGGCAAGCCCGACGCCCGCCGCATCGTCGCGTCCGTCGAGCCCGTCATCGAATCCTACGAGGGCGACTTCCGCCCGGAGGACGTCCGCGCCGCCATCCAGGCCGTGACTCCGCTCGTGCAGCAATGTTTCGAAGACGCGGCACAGCGCAACCGGGGGCTACAATCCGTGAAGCTGCGCTTCAACGTGGAGTCACGGGGCGGTGGCAGGGGCCAGATGAACCGGGGCGAGGTGCTGGTGAGCACCATCCCGGACCCCATGGTCCAGGCCTGTGTCGTGGATTCCCTCCTGGATATCGACTTCCCCACGCCGTCGCGAGGGGGCCGGGCCCAGGTGGTCTATCCCTTCGTCTTCACCGAGTCGGGGGAGACTGGCCGGTGA
- a CDS encoding DUF4081 domain-containing protein, giving the protein MPVSVEQLGPQDADALRALLSKDPVHNLYLLGLLEEFGIAARGRVPFAFYGRFDNQQLTAAVFVGGDGGLVVPSASDASATSVIADALASTLRLRATVGDKSSVDALLRSLSPGKPRLSRTQRLFAVSADDLGPFTNPLLRLAREEDLPRLVPLAQGYVREALERDPLSEDPLGYEARVIQRVRQRRTYVLEENNTLVLKLDIGSRSQYGAELEGLYTLPSERGKGHATLCLGQISRHLLSSLPRLTMRIDERDESTARIARKVGYLAGRTWRMVLVE; this is encoded by the coding sequence ATGCCCGTCTCCGTTGAACAGCTTGGCCCTCAGGACGCGGATGCCCTGCGGGCACTGCTTTCCAAGGACCCGGTCCACAACCTCTACCTGCTGGGGTTGCTGGAGGAGTTCGGCATCGCCGCGCGGGGCCGCGTGCCCTTCGCCTTCTACGGCCGCTTCGACAACCAGCAGCTCACCGCGGCGGTGTTCGTGGGCGGAGACGGCGGCCTCGTCGTGCCCAGCGCCAGCGACGCCAGCGCCACCAGCGTCATCGCGGACGCGCTGGCGTCGACGCTGCGCCTGCGGGCCACGGTGGGGGACAAGTCCTCGGTGGACGCGCTCCTGCGCAGCCTGTCCCCCGGCAAGCCCCGGCTGTCGCGCACGCAGCGGCTGTTCGCCGTGTCCGCGGACGACCTGGGCCCCTTCACCAACCCGCTCCTGAGGCTGGCGCGCGAGGAGGACCTGCCCAGGCTGGTGCCGCTCGCGCAGGGCTACGTGCGCGAGGCGCTGGAGCGAGACCCGCTGTCGGAGGACCCGCTGGGCTACGAGGCGCGCGTCATCCAGCGCGTGCGCCAGCGCCGCACGTACGTGCTGGAGGAGAACAACACGCTGGTGCTCAAGCTCGACATCGGCAGCCGCTCCCAGTACGGCGCGGAGCTGGAGGGCCTCTACACGCTGCCCTCCGAGCGCGGGAAGGGCCACGCCACGCTGTGCCTGGGACAGATTTCCCGGCACCTGTTGTCCTCGCTGCCCCGGCTGACGATGCGAATCGACGAGCGGGACGAGAGCACCGCCCGCATCGCCCGCAAGGTCGGTTACCTGGCGGGCCGCACGTGGCGCATGGTGCTGGTGGAGTAG